TAAGCTACTGCTTTATCTGCTTCTGTAAATGTTTCGTGCGCTGCAGTCGGAATATTATATTTGTTCATAATCTCTTTTGCATAAGATTTCGACCCTTCAATTTTTGCCGCCGCTTTTGTTGGACCGAAAATAACCAAGCCCTGCTCATTGAAGTAGTCAACGATTCCTTCTGCTAATGGCTGCTCGGGACCTACAAATGTTAAAGCCACATCATTTTCTTTTGCAAACTGTGCAAGTGCTGCGAAATCCAGTGCATCGATTGCAACAACTTGTGCATCCTGCTTCATTCCGTCATTTCCTGGTGCTACGAATACCTTTTGTACAGATGGTGCATTGTTGAATTGCTTCGCGATCGCATGTTCACGACCACCACTACCGATTACAAGAATGTTCATATTAGCTTCCCCTTTTATAGAAATTTGGATAAAAAAAACGCCCGCCAAATTTTAGGCGAGCGTTTTTCATTAATGGTCGTTTACACTGCGCTACCCGACCAAAAGTAGTGCTGTGCATCTTACAATCAATGATTATTTTATTATTAACAGCGTATCTCCCGGCCAAAGTCGATACAGTTGTTAATAAAATTAGGTTACGATGGGGACCCGGCCAAGAATCACCCAATCGTCTTATTTACCCCTCTCCCGGCCAGAAAGAAGAATAAATAAAGCATTTGCAAACGCTTCTGCTAACGTCCGGCCAGAACATTAGCGAAACTTTATTCTATTATAACGTAAATTTAATAATTTCTCTACTGCTAACTTATTAATTAATGTTTAAAGTGACGAACTCCTGTAAATACCATTGCAATACCGTACTTGTTTGCTGCATCGATTGATTCCTGATCTTTAATTGAGCCGCCTGGTTGAATGATCGCTTTAATACCGGCTTTAGCCGCTGCTTCCACTGTGTCGCCCATTGGGAAGAATGCATCCGAAGCCAATGCCGCGCCCTGTGCTTTTTCCCCGGCTTGTTCAAAGGCAATTTTTGCTGCGCCAACACGGTTCATTTGACCAGCACCAACACCTAATGTCATTTGTTTATCCGTAACAACAATGGCGTTTGATTTTACATGCTTCACAACTGCCCAGCCCAGTTTTAATGCTTCCCACTCTTCTTCAGTCGGTTCACGGTCTGTCACAACTTGAATGTTGGCATCTTTAAAGCCGAAACGGTCCGGCTCCTGTACAAGTAATCCACCTTCAACAGCAACAACATTGAATTGATCCTGCTTTTCCTGTGTGAAGTCGATTGTTAACAAGCGAATATTTTTCTTTTGCGTTAAAATCTCTAATGCCTCTGCAGTAAAGCTTGGCGCAATAATGATTTCAAGGAAAATACCTGATAATTTTTCTGCAGTTGCTTTGTCCACTTCTTTGTTTAATGCGATGATACCGCCGAAAATCGATGTTGAATCTGCTTCGTAAGCCTTGTTGAATGCTTCTTCGATAGTTTCACCAGTACCGACACCACATGGGTTCATATGCTTCACGGCAACCGCTGCAGGCATTTCAAATTCTTTCACGATTTGCAATGCTGCATTTGCATCCTGGATATTGTTGTACGATAATTCTTTACCGTGTAATTGAGTTGCATAGGCAATCGAGAAATCCGAACCTAAACGTTTTGCATAAAATGCCGCTTTTTGGTGAGGGTTTTCACCATAGCGTAATGTTTGCTTCAGTTCATATGTTAACGTCATATTTTCCGGGAACTCTTCGCCAATTGCATTTGATAAATGATTGGAAATGTACGAATCATATGCAGCTGTATGGCGGAATACTTTTGCTGCTAAACGACGACGTGTTGTTAATGTCGTTTTTCCATCTGCCTTTAATTCTTCCAATACAGCAGAATAGTCATTTGCATCAACAATTACCGTTACATAATCATGGTTTTTTGCTGCCGAACGTAGCATTGTCGGACCGCCAATATCGATGTTTTCAATTGCATCATCCCAAGATACATCCGGTTTTGAAATCGTTTCGACGAACGGATATAAGTTGACACATACAATTTCGATTGGGCGGATGCCATGTTCGTTCATTTGCGCAACATGGCTTGGCTCATCAAACTTACCTAATAGACCGCCATGGATCATCGGATTTAATGTTTTTACACGGCCATCCAAAATTTCCGGGAAGTTTGTTACTTCATCTACTGCTGTTACCGGAACGTTGTTTTGTTGTAATAAACTTTTTGTTCCACCTGTAGAAAGTACTTCATAGCCAAGAGCTACTAATTCTTTTGCAAATTCTAAAATACCATTTTTATCTGAAACACTAATAAGTGCACGTTTCGTCACGATTAGGTCCTCCAATTTTGTTATTATAAATGTTGTTTTCCGTTACGGCGGACGCTTTCCGGG
This genomic window from Solibacillus sp. FSL R5-0449 contains:
- the purH gene encoding bifunctional phosphoribosylaminoimidazolecarboxamide formyltransferase/IMP cyclohydrolase, yielding MTKRALISVSDKNGILEFAKELVALGYEVLSTGGTKSLLQQNNVPVTAVDEVTNFPEILDGRVKTLNPMIHGGLLGKFDEPSHVAQMNEHGIRPIEIVCVNLYPFVETISKPDVSWDDAIENIDIGGPTMLRSAAKNHDYVTVIVDANDYSAVLEELKADGKTTLTTRRRLAAKVFRHTAAYDSYISNHLSNAIGEEFPENMTLTYELKQTLRYGENPHQKAAFYAKRLGSDFSIAYATQLHGKELSYNNIQDANAALQIVKEFEMPAAVAVKHMNPCGVGTGETIEEAFNKAYEADSTSIFGGIIALNKEVDKATAEKLSGIFLEIIIAPSFTAEALEILTQKKNIRLLTIDFTQEKQDQFNVVAVEGGLLVQEPDRFGFKDANIQVVTDREPTEEEWEALKLGWAVVKHVKSNAIVVTDKQMTLGVGAGQMNRVGAAKIAFEQAGEKAQGAALASDAFFPMGDTVEAAAKAGIKAIIQPGGSIKDQESIDAANKYGIAMVFTGVRHFKH